The following proteins are encoded in a genomic region of Pikeienuella piscinae:
- a CDS encoding carbohydrate ABC transporter permease, with product MASATTPARSRSFLGWLTESRNGLGLMFMLPAAVFLLCFLTYPLGLGVWLGFTDTRIGRTGQFVGIENYIWLFDDPVFRLSVFNTILYTTVASVLKFGLGLWLALLLNEKLPAKSLFRAIILLPWVVPTVLSALAFWWIFDSQFSIISWVLMEMGWIDAPINFLGDPTNARISVIAANVWRGIPFVAISLLAGLQTIPASLNEAAALDGATSWQRFRRITLPLLTPIIAVVMTFSILFTFTDFQLIYVLTRGGPVNATHLMATLSFQRAIPGGQLGEGAAIAVAMIPFLLAAILFSFFGLQRRKWQQGGSD from the coding sequence ATGGCTAGCGCCACAACACCCGCGCGGAGCAGATCGTTCCTTGGCTGGCTGACTGAAAGCCGGAACGGCCTGGGGCTGATGTTCATGCTGCCCGCCGCCGTGTTCCTCCTCTGCTTTCTGACCTATCCGCTCGGCCTCGGCGTCTGGCTCGGCTTCACCGACACGCGCATCGGCCGCACCGGGCAGTTCGTCGGCATCGAGAATTACATCTGGCTGTTCGACGATCCGGTCTTCCGACTCTCGGTCTTCAACACCATTCTTTACACCACCGTCGCTTCGGTCCTGAAATTCGGTCTGGGCCTGTGGCTCGCACTGCTCCTGAACGAGAAACTGCCGGCGAAGTCGTTGTTCCGGGCGATCATCCTCCTGCCGTGGGTCGTCCCCACGGTGCTTTCAGCGCTGGCGTTCTGGTGGATTTTCGACAGCCAGTTCTCGATCATCTCCTGGGTTCTGATGGAGATGGGCTGGATCGACGCGCCGATCAACTTCCTTGGTGATCCGACCAACGCGCGCATCTCGGTGATCGCCGCCAATGTCTGGCGCGGCATCCCGTTCGTGGCGATTTCGCTGCTCGCCGGCCTTCAGACCATTCCCGCCTCCCTCAACGAGGCTGCGGCGCTCGACGGCGCCACGTCCTGGCAGCGGTTCCGGCGCATCACGCTGCCGCTTCTCACGCCGATCATCGCCGTGGTGATGACCTTTTCGATCCTTTTCACCTTTACCGACTTTCAGCTGATCTACGTGCTGACCCGCGGCGGCCCGGTGAACGCCACCCATCTTATGGCGACGTTGAGCTTCCAGCGCGCCATCCCCGGCGGCCAGCTGGGCGAGGGCGCGGCGATCGCGGTCGCCATGATCCCCTTCCTTCTCGCCGCCATTCTCTTCAGCTTCTTCGGCCTGCAGCGCCGGAAATGGCAGCAGGGCGGGTCCGACTAA
- a CDS encoding ABC transporter ATP-binding protein, protein MATVVFRDVRKAFGSVEVLHGVSFDIEEGEFVVLVGPSGCGKSTLLRLLAGLEHITSGDIMIGERVVNALPPKERDIAMVFQNYALYPHLTVGENMGFSLTLANRPKAEIAEKVGPAAEILGLSNLLDRYPRQLSGGQRQRVAMGRAIVRDPQVFLFDEPLSNLDAKLRVSMRAEVKNLHQRLRTTTVYVTHDQIEAMTMADKIVVMQDGIVEQIGAPLELYDSPANLFVAGFIGSPAMNMLPGRIDPDNSSRFISGDGVALPIGRPLAQTPKDGAIYGLRPEAMLLGGDVPLRVEVVEPTGSETHVIGRIAGVEVVGVFRERIDAGPGDDIGISVDTTATHLFDAASGKRVSV, encoded by the coding sequence ATGGCGACGGTCGTCTTTCGGGACGTACGCAAGGCGTTCGGCAGCGTCGAGGTGCTGCATGGAGTAAGTTTCGATATCGAAGAGGGCGAATTCGTCGTTCTTGTCGGCCCGTCGGGATGCGGAAAGTCCACGCTGCTCCGGCTGCTCGCAGGGCTTGAGCATATCACTTCAGGCGATATCATGATCGGCGAGAGGGTGGTGAACGCGCTGCCGCCCAAGGAACGCGACATCGCCATGGTGTTCCAGAACTACGCGCTCTACCCGCATCTGACGGTGGGCGAGAACATGGGCTTCTCGCTCACGCTCGCGAACCGGCCCAAGGCCGAGATCGCCGAGAAGGTCGGGCCGGCGGCGGAGATCCTCGGGCTCTCCAATCTCCTCGACCGCTATCCGCGCCAGCTTTCCGGCGGGCAGCGCCAGCGTGTCGCCATGGGGCGCGCGATCGTGCGCGACCCGCAGGTCTTTCTCTTCGACGAGCCGCTCTCAAACCTCGACGCCAAGCTGCGCGTCTCGATGCGCGCCGAGGTCAAGAACCTCCATCAGCGCCTCAGGACCACCACGGTCTACGTCACGCACGACCAGATCGAGGCGATGACCATGGCCGACAAGATCGTCGTCATGCAGGACGGGATCGTCGAGCAGATCGGCGCGCCGCTCGAACTTTACGACAGTCCCGCCAACCTCTTCGTGGCGGGCTTCATCGGCTCGCCGGCGATGAACATGCTTCCGGGCCGGATCGACCCCGACAATTCCAGCCGCTTCATCAGCGGCGACGGCGTCGCCCTGCCGATCGGCCGGCCGCTGGCGCAGACGCCGAAGGACGGCGCGATCTACGGTCTTCGGCCGGAGGCGATGCTGCTCGGCGGGGATGTCCCGCTCAGGGTCGAGGTTGTCGAGCCGACCGGCTCGGAGACACATGTGATCGGGCGTATCGCGGGGGTCGAGGTCGTCGGCGTCTTCCGCGAACGCATTGACGCCGGGCCAGGTGACGACATCGGAATTTCCGTCGACACGACCGCGACGCATCTCTTCGACGCTGCGTCCGGAAAACGCGTTTCGGTCTGA
- a CDS encoding ABC transporter substrate-binding protein has protein sequence MTNIDRRTLMAGAAGLAATTAIGGRAFAQSAPTFTPEDGASLRLLRWVPFVSGEEEAWNANTKAFTEATGVEVRIDQESWEDVRPKAAVAANVGSGPDIVMSWFDDPFQYPDKLVDVTDLAVALGEANGGWYEGPRDYAVRDGRFIALPLAAIGNAICYRESHVKAAGFSEFPNDSEGFLELCKAMKANGTPAGFPHGKAVGDGNNYAHWLLWSQGGKMINEDGTVGIDSAETRAAIEYAKALYETFIPGTESWLDINNNRAFLAGQVSLTANGVSLYYAAAKDPAMAEIAEDIRTTTLPIGPVGKSVELHQTTSLSIFNHTKYPEAAMAYLQFMYEADRMNAWIEGASAYCCQALKGFADNPVWTSNPIHAPYAKASESLRPNGYAGPLGYASAGVMADYVLVDMFASAVTGQASTDDAIANAARRANRYYS, from the coding sequence GTGACCAACATTGATCGCAGAACCCTGATGGCCGGCGCCGCCGGTCTTGCGGCCACCACGGCCATCGGCGGCCGCGCGTTCGCGCAGTCTGCGCCCACCTTCACGCCCGAGGACGGCGCCAGCCTGCGCCTCTTGCGCTGGGTGCCCTTCGTTTCAGGCGAAGAGGAAGCCTGGAACGCGAACACCAAGGCCTTCACCGAGGCCACCGGCGTCGAGGTCCGGATCGACCAGGAAAGCTGGGAGGACGTGCGTCCCAAGGCGGCGGTGGCCGCGAATGTCGGCTCCGGCCCCGACATCGTGATGAGCTGGTTCGACGACCCGTTCCAGTACCCTGACAAGCTGGTTGATGTGACCGATCTCGCCGTGGCTCTCGGTGAGGCGAATGGCGGCTGGTATGAGGGGCCGCGCGACTACGCCGTCAGGGACGGCCGATTCATCGCCCTGCCGCTCGCGGCGATCGGCAACGCCATCTGCTACCGCGAAAGCCATGTGAAGGCCGCTGGCTTCTCAGAATTCCCGAACGACAGCGAAGGCTTTCTCGAACTCTGCAAGGCGATGAAAGCCAACGGCACCCCTGCGGGCTTCCCGCACGGCAAGGCGGTCGGCGACGGCAACAATTACGCCCACTGGCTGCTCTGGAGCCAGGGCGGAAAGATGATCAACGAGGACGGCACGGTCGGCATCGATTCGGCCGAGACCCGCGCGGCGATCGAATACGCGAAGGCGCTCTACGAGACCTTCATTCCCGGCACCGAGAGCTGGCTGGACATCAACAACAACCGCGCTTTCCTCGCCGGGCAGGTCTCGCTGACCGCCAATGGCGTCTCGCTCTACTACGCGGCCGCCAAGGATCCGGCGATGGCCGAGATCGCCGAGGACATCCGCACGACGACCCTGCCGATCGGACCGGTCGGCAAGTCTGTCGAACTTCACCAGACCACGTCGCTCTCGATCTTCAATCACACGAAGTATCCGGAGGCGGCCATGGCCTATCTCCAGTTCATGTACGAGGCGGATCGCATGAACGCCTGGATCGAAGGCGCCAGCGCCTATTGCTGTCAGGCGCTGAAGGGCTTCGCAGACAATCCGGTCTGGACCTCGAATCCGATCCACGCGCCCTACGCCAAGGCGTCCGAGAGCCTGCGGCCGAACGGCTACGCCGGCCCGCTCGGCTACGCGTCGGCGGGCGTCATGGCCGACTACGTTCTGGTGGACATGTTCGCCTCGGCCGTGACCGGTCAGGCGTCCACGGACGACGCCATTGCCAACGCGGCGCGCCGCGCGAACCGTTACTACAGCTGA
- a CDS encoding carbohydrate ABC transporter permease — translation MSGPSAATSDDIVGMEQFNSLPRRILVVYLPLAVFVFVLLFPFYWMTITAIKPNHQLTNYEEYSPFWVIQPTLEHVRYLFFETSYPGWLWNTMLVATASTVIALAASVFAAYAIERVRFSGARVTGLLIFLAYLVPPSILFIPLAFIVFQVGIFDTRLALILTYPTFLIPFCTWLLMGYFRTIPFELEESALVDGATRWQILTRVILPLAVPGLISAGIFAFTLSWNEFIYALTFISSSENKTVPVGVLTELVRGDIYEWGALMAGALFGSLPVVVLYSFFVDYYVSSMTGAVKE, via the coding sequence ATGAGCGGCCCGAGCGCGGCGACCAGTGACGACATCGTCGGCATGGAGCAGTTCAATTCGCTCCCGCGGCGGATTCTCGTCGTGTATCTTCCCCTCGCGGTTTTCGTATTCGTCCTGCTCTTTCCATTCTACTGGATGACGATTACGGCGATCAAACCGAACCACCAACTCACCAATTACGAGGAATACAGCCCGTTCTGGGTGATCCAGCCGACGCTGGAGCATGTCAGGTATCTCTTTTTCGAGACCTCCTATCCGGGCTGGCTCTGGAACACGATGCTGGTGGCGACCGCATCGACCGTGATCGCGCTGGCCGCCTCGGTTTTCGCCGCTTACGCCATCGAGCGGGTGCGGTTCTCGGGTGCGCGCGTCACCGGTCTGCTGATCTTTCTCGCTTATCTCGTGCCGCCGTCGATCCTGTTCATTCCGCTCGCATTCATCGTCTTCCAGGTCGGCATCTTCGACACGCGCCTCGCGCTGATCCTGACCTATCCGACCTTTCTGATCCCGTTCTGCACCTGGCTATTGATGGGGTATTTCCGCACGATCCCCTTCGAGCTTGAGGAAAGCGCCCTGGTGGACGGCGCGACGCGCTGGCAGATCCTTACCCGTGTGATTCTTCCACTTGCGGTTCCGGGGCTGATCTCGGCCGGTATCTTCGCTTTCACGCTGTCGTGGAACGAATTCATCTATGCGCTCACCTTCATCTCTTCGTCCGAGAACAAGACCGTCCCCGTCGGCGTGCTGACCGAACTGGTGCGCGGCGATATCTACGAATGGGGGGCGCTGATGGCCGGGGCGCTCTTCGGGTCGCTTCCCGTGGTGGTCCTCTATTCATTCTTTGTGGACTACTATGTCTCGTCCATGACCGGCGCAGTGAAGGAATGA
- a CDS encoding TRAP transporter substrate-binding protein: MSTLTDILKTTLVSAGALAVSGAFALAQADGPPDTVTEWVFQPAFDQTDAGWDNGVMPWVKAVEEATEGTVKIRVEPAGALTSGSEAFGAAIAGQTDGYAGWATVYGGDMPEGMLAFGMAMGANSPEEAWEAMWGNPDYRIGDIVQKAAHDRNLHWAGWSDQGPNAMFSTFPINKLEDLAGKKMRAGGPHAIFHAAMGGSPVSMNAGEIYTAIKLGTIEGTYWDTGGIDDMSFQEVIQYASLPGWNPAQHQEIYINLDKWNALTDWQREKIDGIFESTYFETSKMHLDGVDHALQVLKDAGGEVITMSDEEVARMREKSVSEVWPQVAKLSEGNKKGVEIWTRFMKDKGYIK; this comes from the coding sequence GTGAGTACACTGACTGACATTCTGAAGACGACACTCGTGTCGGCGGGTGCGTTGGCGGTGAGCGGCGCGTTCGCGCTGGCTCAGGCCGACGGGCCGCCCGACACGGTGACGGAATGGGTTTTCCAGCCTGCGTTCGACCAAACCGACGCGGGCTGGGACAACGGGGTGATGCCCTGGGTCAAGGCGGTCGAGGAGGCTACGGAAGGGACCGTCAAGATCCGCGTCGAGCCCGCCGGCGCGCTGACCAGCGGTTCGGAGGCGTTCGGCGCGGCGATCGCCGGGCAGACCGACGGCTACGCCGGCTGGGCCACCGTCTATGGCGGCGACATGCCCGAGGGCATGCTGGCCTTCGGCATGGCGATGGGCGCCAACAGCCCCGAAGAGGCGTGGGAGGCGATGTGGGGCAACCCGGATTACCGGATCGGCGACATCGTGCAGAAAGCGGCGCATGATCGCAATCTGCACTGGGCCGGCTGGTCCGATCAGGGCCCCAACGCCATGTTCAGCACGTTTCCCATCAACAAGCTGGAGGATCTGGCGGGAAAGAAGATGCGCGCCGGCGGGCCGCATGCGATTTTCCACGCGGCGATGGGCGGCTCGCCCGTTTCCATGAACGCCGGTGAGATCTACACGGCGATCAAGCTGGGCACTATCGAGGGCACCTATTGGGATACGGGCGGGATCGACGACATGTCCTTCCAGGAGGTGATACAATACGCGAGCCTGCCGGGCTGGAACCCGGCCCAGCATCAAGAGATCTACATCAATCTCGACAAGTGGAACGCCCTGACCGACTGGCAGCGGGAAAAGATCGACGGCATTTTCGAGTCGACCTATTTCGAGACCAGCAAGATGCATCTGGACGGGGTCGATCACGCCCTGCAGGTGCTGAAGGACGCCGGCGGCGAAGTTATCACCATGTCGGATGAGGAGGTCGCCCGCATGCGCGAAAAATCCGTGAGCGAGGTTTGGCCGCAGGTCGCGAAATTGTCCGAAGGAAACAAGAAGGGCGTCGAGATCTGGACCCGCTTCATGAAGGACAAGGGCTACATCAAGTAG
- a CDS encoding MFS transporter: protein MLWIAALTSNFGGLVQAVGAAWMMTTLSDSERMVALVQASITLPIVIFSMLAGVFADGFDRRRVMLTAQCFMFAVSVTLALLAYAGFVTPWLLLGFTFLIGCGTALHNPSWQATMGDIVPKSDLPSAVALNSMGFNLMRSVGPAIGGAIVALAGAAAAFAVNALSYIAIIAALFRWHPAAPQRNLPREPLGAAFKAGLRYVAMSPNLIRVIVRSFLFGLSAIALLALLPLVVRENLNGRALVYGVMLGCFGVGAVFGALANARLREQFENETIARGSFIGFGVSCLVLALSTNYAISGGALLLGGACWVVVLSMFNVTIQLSTPRWVVGRALALYQTGVFGGMAAGSWIAGVIAEHYGSDVALLVATAALVLGAAVGFALPVPAYGMLDLDPLNRFREPPLRLDLTQRSGPIMIMVDYVIDQANVPRFLSAMSERRRIRIRDGAQHWTLLRDLENPDVWTECYHVPTWVEYVRHNERRTQADQASYDRLVALHRGPERPRVHRMIERETVPSHDDTPLKPIGNEPPA, encoded by the coding sequence ATGCTCTGGATCGCCGCCCTCACCTCCAATTTCGGGGGGCTGGTTCAAGCGGTCGGCGCGGCATGGATGATGACGACCCTGTCGGATTCAGAGAGGATGGTGGCGCTGGTGCAGGCCTCGATCACGCTGCCGATCGTGATCTTCTCCATGCTGGCTGGGGTTTTCGCCGACGGATTCGACCGCCGGCGCGTGATGCTGACGGCCCAGTGCTTCATGTTCGCTGTATCGGTCACTCTCGCGTTGTTGGCCTATGCCGGGTTCGTCACACCGTGGTTGCTGCTTGGCTTCACCTTCCTGATCGGGTGCGGGACGGCGCTCCACAATCCATCATGGCAGGCCACGATGGGCGACATCGTGCCGAAGAGCGACCTGCCGTCGGCGGTGGCGCTCAACAGCATGGGGTTCAATCTGATGCGCAGCGTGGGCCCCGCGATTGGCGGCGCCATCGTCGCGCTCGCCGGCGCGGCGGCGGCTTTCGCGGTCAACGCGCTCAGCTATATCGCGATCATCGCGGCGCTGTTTCGCTGGCATCCCGCGGCGCCTCAGCGCAACTTGCCGAGGGAGCCGCTGGGCGCCGCCTTCAAGGCGGGGCTCCGCTACGTCGCGATGTCGCCGAACCTTATCCGGGTCATCGTGAGGAGCTTTCTCTTCGGGCTTTCCGCGATTGCGCTCCTCGCCTTGCTGCCACTCGTCGTGCGCGAGAACCTGAACGGGCGCGCGCTCGTTTACGGCGTCATGCTCGGCTGTTTCGGCGTCGGCGCGGTCTTCGGCGCGCTGGCGAACGCGCGGCTGCGCGAACAGTTCGAGAACGAGACCATCGCCCGCGGGTCGTTCATCGGATTCGGGGTGAGCTGCCTCGTTCTCGCGCTGAGCACCAACTATGCGATCAGCGGCGGCGCCCTTCTGCTCGGCGGCGCTTGCTGGGTGGTCGTGCTGTCGATGTTCAACGTGACGATCCAACTGTCGACGCCGCGCTGGGTGGTCGGACGGGCGCTGGCGCTCTACCAGACTGGCGTTTTCGGCGGCATGGCCGCCGGCAGCTGGATCGCAGGCGTAATCGCGGAACACTACGGCTCCGACGTCGCTCTGCTGGTCGCGACCGCCGCTCTCGTCCTGGGCGCGGCCGTCGGTTTCGCCTTGCCGGTGCCGGCGTACGGAATGCTGGATCTCGACCCGCTGAATCGCTTTCGCGAACCCCCGCTTCGGCTGGACCTGACCCAGCGCAGCGGGCCGATCATGATCATGGTCGACTATGTGATCGATCAGGCGAACGTGCCGCGTTTCCTCTCCGCGATGAGCGAACGCAGGCGCATCCGGATACGCGACGGCGCGCAACATTGGACATTGCTGCGCGATCTCGAAAATCCCGATGTCTGGACCGAGTGTTATCATGTCCCGACATGGGTGGAGTATGTGCGGCACAATGAACGGCGCACGCAGGCCGACCAGGCGTCCTACGACCGGCTCGTCGCTCTGCACCGCGGCCCAGAGCGACCGCGAGTGCACCGGATGATCGAGCGCGAGACAGTGCCGTCGCATGATGACACGCCGTTGAAACCGATCGGGAACGAGCCCCCGGCGTAG
- a CDS encoding TRAP transporter small permease subunit, which translates to MLYWAERCIGAMSELLGWMGWILILYCMCFGISDVFMRYALNAPSMWIGTSIQAALVLIACVGGAYALKHRAFVKLDLFYAGASPRRKAILDLLTAPFTFLFLGVLIWKGAEAAMLSIKLNQMTPTGVPIPIYPIKTAIPIAGIAVLLVVLQQLAIDIRTLVSGQDPEDDNDENGLP; encoded by the coding sequence ATGCTGTATTGGGCCGAGCGCTGCATCGGGGCGATGTCCGAACTTCTGGGCTGGATGGGTTGGATTCTCATCCTTTACTGCATGTGCTTCGGAATTTCGGACGTTTTCATGCGCTACGCGTTGAATGCGCCATCCATGTGGATCGGCACCTCGATCCAGGCCGCGCTCGTACTGATCGCCTGCGTCGGCGGCGCCTATGCGCTGAAGCATCGGGCTTTCGTGAAGTTGGACCTGTTCTACGCCGGAGCAAGCCCGCGCAGAAAAGCCATTCTGGACCTCCTGACGGCGCCCTTCACGTTTCTGTTTCTGGGCGTTCTGATCTGGAAAGGCGCCGAAGCGGCGATGCTTTCCATCAAGCTCAATCAGATGACGCCGACGGGCGTGCCGATTCCAATCTATCCGATCAAGACAGCGATTCCGATCGCGGGAATCGCCGTTCTGCTGGTCGTATTGCAGCAATTGGCGATCGACATCCGCACGCTGGTCAGCGGACAGGATCCCGAAGACGACAACGACGAAAATGGCTTGCCTTGA